The Spiroplasma endosymbiont of Crioceris asparagi genome contains the following window.
AAATCTATAATAGTTTTTTTTAAGATAAAAAACAGAATTTTTAACAATGGGATTAATTTTATTTTTTATTTTTTCAAAATAATTTTTATTTTTATTCATTTAAATTTTTAACCACACTTTCACAACGCATACAAATAGAATCATTATTTAAAATGTCAAAAATTGCTCAGCATCTTTCACATTTCAAACCATTTTTTGGTTCTATTTCAATTTTTATTTCATTTTGATTATCTAAAAAAATGATTGAATTTACAATTAAAATTTGGTTTAAACTTTCGATATCTTTTATAAAATTAAATTCATCAGAAAGATTAACTTTTAATGATGCTTCAAATCCTTTTCTAATTATTTTATCTTGTCTAGCACTTTCTAACGCAACGTTGACTAAATCTCTAAATTTAAGAAATTTATTTCACTTTTCAACAAATTTATCTTTTTGTTTAAAATCTTGTTTTCTTAAATCTAATAAGTGAACTGATTTTTCTTTTTGAATAAATAAAATGTTTTTATAAACTTCTTCAGTTGTATGAGGAATAATTGGTTTTAAAACATCAATTAACATTCATAATTGTTCATACATAACTGTTTGTACTTGTCTTCTTCTTAAAGAGTCAGCATTTTCTACATATAAAATATCTTTTATAAAATCTAAATAGAATGATGATAAATCATTAATCACATAATTATTAATCAACTTATATGCATTATTAAATGAGTATGTCTCAAATGCATCAGCAATTTTTTCTTTAGTTAAAGTTAAATTATTTAAAGCAAATTCATCAACTTCTAATAATGTTTTTTGATAATGTTTATTTGGATCAAAATCAAATAAGTTAGATATTAAAAATCTCAATGTGTTTCTAATTTTTCTATATGATTCTCCAACTTGTTTTAAAATATTATCACCAATTCTTTGATCATCGGTGTAATCTGTTGAACATACTCATAATCTTAAAATGTCTGCCCCTTGTAAATCACAAATTTTTAATGGGTCAATTGTATTGCCAATTGATTTAGACATTTTTTTACCTTTTTCATCATTTGTCATTCCATGAGTAATTAAAAATTTATATGCAACTGTTTCATCATAAATAATTGAATTAATCATTGATGAGTTAAATCATCCACGGTATTGATCATTACCTTCTAAATACACATCAAAAGGCGCCTCATAACCATAAACTTCTCTCATCACAATATTTGAAGCACCAGAATCAAATCAAACATCTAAAATATCTGTTTCTTTTTTAAATTCTTGACCTTTAAATTTTGAAGGTAAAAAATTGTCACATGGTTCAACAAATCAAGCATTAGTCCCTTTTTGCTCAATGATAGATATTGCATAGTTAATAATTTCTGCATTCATAACTGGTTGATTGTTTTTATCGAAAAAAGCAACAATTGGCACTCCCCATAGTCTTTGACGAGAAATTGTTCAATCATTTCTTTCTTTAATAATGTTTCTTAATCTTTCTTTTGATCAAGCCGGTTTAGTTTCTACATTTTTAAGAATTTTTTTATCGATGATAGTCTTAATTTTTTCAATATTTACAAATCATTGATTTGTTGCACGATAAATAACTGGTTTTTTACTTCTTCAATCATGAGGATAAGAGTGTTTTAAAAATTCTAATTTTAATAAATTACCTTTTTCTTTTAAAGTTATACCCACAATTTTATTTGAATCTTCATAAAAAATACCTTCTAATTTAGAATCATTGATTTCTTTAGTAAATTTACCTTGATCATCAATTGGCACAAATGGTTT
Protein-coding sequences here:
- the ileS gene encoding isoleucine--tRNA ligase; this translates as MEKKSYKDTLLIGKTDFEMKANLKTKEVDYQKEWLLNDIYKTKLAKNKKNKKFILHDGPPYANGNIHVGHALNKILKDFIVRWKFSNGYNSEYIMGWDTHGLPIESAIIKTKGINRKDLSPDEFRTLCKEYALEQVNIQTEQFKRLGIFTDYEKKYLTLNHNYEVAQLKLYAKMVEKNLVYRDFKPVYWSPTLESALAEAEIEYQDVRSASIYVSLKVIGEDNLNLIIWTTTPWTIPSNQLVAISEKIEYIKVRPQNSNEDYVIAENLLESAAVKFGWEKYDIKGKIKHHDLLGKEYFHPWFTDKKGKVVLGHHVTDITGTGMVHIAGGFGEDDFKIVKENNIKPFVPIDDQGKFTKEINDSKLEGIFYEDSNKIVGITLKEKGNLLKLEFLKHSYPHDWRSKKPVIYRATNQWFVNIEKIKTIIDKKILKNVETKPAWSKERLRNIIKERNDWTISRQRLWGVPIVAFFDKNNQPVMNAEIINYAISIIEQKGTNAWFVEPCDNFLPSKFKGQEFKKETDILDVWFDSGASNIVMREVYGYEAPFDVYLEGNDQYRGWFNSSMINSIIYDETVAYKFLITHGMTNDEKGKKMSKSIGNTIDPLKICDLQGADILRLWVCSTDYTDDQRIGDNILKQVGESYRKIRNTLRFLISNLFDFDPNKHYQKTLLEVDEFALNNLTLTKEKIADAFETYSFNNAYKLINNYVINDLSSFYLDFIKDILYVENADSLRRRQVQTVMYEQLWMLIDVLKPIIPHTTEEVYKNILFIQKEKSVHLLDLRKQDFKQKDKFVEKWNKFLKFRDLVNVALESARQDKIIRKGFEASLKVNLSDEFNFIKDIESLNQILIVNSIIFLDNQNEIKIEIEPKNGLKCERCWAIFDILNNDSICMRCESVVKNLNE